The stretch of DNA CTAAAAAGCAAACAGTAGATAAAGAAAAGTTAGACGACCTTATTGCACCGTACGTATTTACATATACtaaacatttcttttattttcaaaccATAGTAACATTATAACTTGAAACACTTTAAAATAAGATAAGCCTCAAAATCTCTCAGGCGCTATAGCCTAGGATTGATGGATGCAACATGTAGCGAGCTTCATTATAACCACCACATGCTGCAGCGGAAGCCTCCTCCATCAGCTCTTTTGAGACACCGTTGTTACAAACGTTTGCAAACGCTCGCATATGTTTCATCCCGTATTGCGTGAGTGATCCACAATGCGTCTCAAATACGCGTACCTAAGAAATTTCAATAACGTTATATCCAATCCTTTAAACAATAATATGAACAAAATTAAACAGGAGTGAGTACCGTTGATTTAAGACATTCCCAATCGTCGACCAAAGGCAAACCGGGTTCTCTAATTGAGTTAAGAATATTCATTGCGGGACCAAACAAAACCGTGCCTATCAGTTCGACGCTTGAGTCTAAATGCTTCCTATGCCTCGTTGTTTCAGTTAGTTCCTTCAATGTGTCATCCTTCTTCCTTGAACCATCTTCCGATGTCCGATACTAAAATCAAAGCCAATATGGTTTTAAGTAAGCTAAATCTTTGAAGtcaaataagaaaaccaaaaatgatAACTTCGTAACCAAAACAGTTTAGCTCATTACCATGTGCCAAAGGAATAGAAGGTCCGCGTCGCGTTGGTTAACGACTCCCACTTGTGACTTGACCAGTAATTCGTTTGGAGGGAGATTAACAGTGGCTGGATCAAACCCTTGGTATAGATAAAGCTTCTCCGACTTAAGACTATCGTTACCGTATTCCATCACATGAGAGCCAGCTGAATAGGTATTGTAGTTTGACGTCCGCATCTTCACCTACACACCAGAATAAAAAGATCCAATATATATTTCACATTTCCAAACCAACCATCATacgtaaaataaaatttcacagTACCTTTTGGTATTGTTGCTTTATGGTCTCTTTCTTTAAATTGTGATTCTCACTGCATATAGAAAGACGACCACACAAAATAAACCAATGCATATGAACATAAAAGAACCTAATTATTAGATAAATGTGTACCTGTCTTCCATCCACGCGACACTATATAAATCCCCTAAGCAAGTGATATATTCAGATGGGGGTGACGGATTCATGCCAGGACAATATGTTCCGTAACTACTCTCTTGTGCATTTGAAGCCGTTGTTACGTAAATGTTCAAGTCCTTTGGCATTATCCCTTCGAATATGCTCCCGCTTTCGCACGCTTCTACGTATATAACCTGCACGACATGTTTCACAATTATTACATTTACTGTATActtataacaaaagaaataaaacactCAACAAAATAGTTAAATTGTTATTACCATCTCTTTATATGTTCCAGAAGCATGCTTCTTCTTAAGCGTTCCAATAAAATCAGCTGCATATATGTGAGGCGTGTTTGGCATCCCTGACCaattgatcaaataaaaaaaataaaaccattatAAGCAATCGATTACAAGCCTCATAAGAAAGATGTTATCTAATCGGAAACAACACAATTAAGGTCACAAAGAGTTGATAAAATTACCAAGAACTCCGGGTCCACCATGATCCGCATAATATACGAAAATGTGATCGTTGGGCTTGCTAGCGATGACCTTACCGCTTCCACCTTTAACAGCCTTTTGGTCGCCTAGAAGTACAGCATAGAAATTCGCAGCCGTAACGTTACTACCGGTATagtcctgaaaaaaaaaaggatatttcAAAAAGTAAATAACTGAACAAAGTCACAAACTATTAAAAACGGAAAACAATTAGTGGTTATAATAAATCTAAAGAGCGATACCAATCAAAGGTCCACACATAAAGTTTGGTTTACCATAGCAAATGTCCCTAGTCTCTCTATCACTATAATTGTTGTGTAGTGCCCAAGTCACCATCTCTAACACGATAGAtccaataatatatttaaaattaattaacaaccTTAATTAAGCGCCCTAGACAAAGAAGAaagtataatttaaaaaatattctagagaaaaaaatcttaaatataaaatattaaaataaagctCTAAAACCTGATAAGACGTTAGTTGGACCGAAACATAGGTCACATCAAGACCACCGATATTAATTACGAGAAGATATTCCAATCCCAAATACAGAGTTATTGCTTGCTCGGATTAAGTTTAATAATTCATGCTAAACAAGGGATACATACCTTAGGGACTCCGGCGTAAACATCGTCGCCGTTGGGATGATTGATGAGAGTACCGGGACGAGGATTGAGTGGGTTGTTTGCGATGTCATCATACATCATAACTACTATATTCTCTTCTTGTAAACCTCCCTTTCTCAGTATTTGATACGCGTGACACACGTCAGCCTTTAACACAAAGCAACAAAACACTAgttatcaaaattcaaaacaaaagcaacaaaacaCTTTTAATACATAGcttaaatcaatataaatttcaGAATCTTTTTCTTAAATGACAATAGATTGAGATATGGAGAAATTCACTCTAAtcaattcataaaaaatattattatataaagaaagtaattaaataaatatttgcatGTCATAGGAATATTCTCAAGACCAAAAATAATTGTCATCaatgaattaaataaagaataatagaatcgatttgctttttattttatttttgttcaaaatagaATCAATTTGTTAGGAACCAAAAATATGTGAGAAGATGTGTATATGTGTACCTGGTGTCTGTAATTCCCATATCCAGAAGAGCCTGCGACAAGAACCGCCCATCTTGTACCGATACCATCTTCGTCTTGGTCAGCCGGTTTAGCTTCCTCTGTCGGCATAAGAATCTTTGGCTCGAAACGACCGCGTGACTCGGCCCGAACCAGGAAAagtaatagaagaagaagaagagctggtTTGAAATAGCAAGACTTAGCCATGGTAGGCAcagagataaaaagagagagagagagagaggcttttTGAGAGAACAACTATAAAAAGCAAAGTCTGGTGTTAATAGAGCTTAGCTAATATAGtgtactaataataatatatcaatgatataaaactgaataaaattttatatctgtTTTGTCAACAAAGTTTTGAGTTATCTAATTACAATTAAGGCCACCTGATTATACAATATAAACTTTATATTATGAAGCACTTGATTAAAGTTAGCATATGCTTTTTAAGTCGGAAAGAGCTTATTcgttataaatataattttataagctCCTCCTAGACAAGAACTAAAAGCCATAAAGATCTTTAAACCCACGTAATTTAACGCGTTAATTTTGATAATCTTttatattaataagaaaatccaaaatataaattaaaatgattGTGATGTCGACGATtgaatattttggaatattacATCTCATctagaaataaaaatcaaagttaATTGTCAGCTTGCGACACAACAGAGAACATGCAAAATCTAACCGAGACACGTGTACACTGGTGGGCTTCACAAACGAATGTTAAATATCACCGTTACAACGAcaaataatagaaataattaaattaaaactaaacccGGTTCGATTACAAAACTAGTAAACCGGAATTGAACCGGTTTTTATATCTCTCGCTTTCGTCATCGTCGTCTCTATCCCTTCCTCATGGAGATTGATCCTAAaaggggtttagggttttagccATTTCCAGAGACAGAGCTTACGAAACCAAAACGAGAgctcaaatcaaatcaaatgcaGAGATCGATCACGATCTCAATTGCATCGAAAGCTAAGAAATTTCTCAATCTGTGTCTTCTGGAGAAATGTAACCCTGTAGTAACTAGCTGTTTCTGGGGAAGAACTTTTACTACTAAGAGGTCGTCGAGTAAAATTAGGGATCGTAATGTGAATTTAGACGATGCTATTGATGTGTTCTGTAACATGATTGAGTCTCGTCCTCTTCCTTCAATTGTTGAATTCAGTAAACTGTTGAGTCGAATCGCCAAATCGAAGAACTACGAACTTGTGATCTCTCTGTTTCGGCATATGGAGGTTTGTGGAATCGGGCATGATCTTTATACTTACAACATTGTGATTAATTCTTTGTGTCGATGCTCTCGGTTTGTTGTTGCTTTATCTGTTGttgggaagatgatgaagtgTGGTTACGAGCCCGATGTTGTCACGGTTAGTTCTTTGATTAATGGGTTTTGTCAAGGGAATAGAGTTTTTGATGCTGTATCTTTGGTTAGTAATATGGAGGAGATGGGGTGTAAACCAGATGTTGTTATCTACAATACCATCATTGATGGGTTTTGTAAAGTTAGATTGGTGAATGATGCGTTGGAGCTGTTTGAGAGGATGGAAAAAGATGGGGTTAGAGCGGATGCTGTTACGTACAACTCTCTTGTGACTGGTCTTTGTAGTTCTGGTAGATGGAGTGATGCTTCTCGCCTGTTGAGTGATATGGTAATGAGGGATGTTGTTCCTAATGTAATCACTTTCACTGCGTTGATCGATGCGTTTGTGAAAGATGGGAACTTTTTGGAGGCGGAGAAGTTGTATGAGGAGATGAGAAGAAGGTCAATAAATCCTGATGTGTTCACTTACAATTCGATGATCAATGGGCTTTGTATGCACGGTCAGGTAGATGATGCCAAAGAAATGCTTGATTTGATGGTAACAAAGGGTTGTTTCCCCGATGTAGTGACTTATAATACTCTCATAAATGGGTTCTGCAAGTCTGAGAGGGTAGATGAAGGAACTAAACTCTTCCGCGAGATGTCTCAAAGAGGATTAGTTGGCGACACTGTCACTTACAACACTATTATCCAGGGATGTTTTCAAGCTGGTAAATCAGAAGTCGCTCAAGAAATCTTCAGAAGGATGGATCCTCGTCCAAGTATTAGGACCTACAGCATTTTGTTATACGGGCTTTGTAGTAACTGGAAGGTAGAGAAAGCATTGATGCTATTCGAGAATATGCAAAAGAGTGAAATGGATCTTGATATCACTACATATAATATTGTCATTCATGGAATGTGCAAGATTGGTAATGTTGAAGATGCTTGGGATTTGTTTTGTAGCCTTGCTCTCAAAGGAGTTGAACCTGATGTTGTGTCATACACTACGATGATCTCAGGCTTTTGTAGGATACGGCAATGGGATAAAGCAGATATGTTGTATAGGAAAATGCAAGAAGATGGACTTATTCCACTATAACACATGAAACTGTATATTAATTGTAAGAAGTAGGacatacattttatttgtaaCGATCACATCAccatttgtaaattttgtattattacaACAGACACACAGGAAATTTAATGTAACGTctttgaaacagagaaaaaaaaaagagagaagttttCAGAACATTCCTCTCCATGAATACCACTTGAGTTTAAATTGAAACAATAGTGGAGGAACACCAAGGACACCTCTTTGAATCCTCGGATCAAACACATCGAATTGTACTTTACTTAACGAATCCAGAAGAACTTGTACCGGCACAGAATGAAGCAGAACGGGTTTAGCTTCATTAGGAACCTTTCCCGCCAGTTCACGAGCTTTCAGGAGATGGGCATTGGCAACAGATGCAATATCAAACACGACATTGCATAGTCCTTCTCTTGAATCGTTATCCAGAAGGATTTCTAATCGTCCACCTTGTTTCACGAGCAACCCGTGCTTCTCAGCGAGTTTCGCAGGGATGTAACTTTGGTGACGGTTTCTGGTACAGTGGTAAGGTAATGATTTCAGTAGCAAGACAAGACCACTAGCTTTGCCAATGTGTGAAGCTGCGTGATCCGCTGTTGTTGAACTAATTCCACCAGCTTGGAGGGTGTTGTACAAAAGTGTTGATACTGTCTCTTCTGCGTATTTCTCTAGCTCCTCGATGCTCTCTGGTATATCGTCTACTTCTCTTTCCGCATCTCGGATTCTAGCTTCAACTGAGCGTTTTAGCCAAGGTCTACTGATGTTATGCTCTGATATTGCCCAAGAAAGAGCTTGTGCAGCTGGATGGTTAATGGGTTTTTTGGTGTAGAGTTTGTCAATTGCATCTTGCCACCAAAGTAAACGCATCAAGCCAATCTTGGGATCAGATGCAACATCCATGGCTCTTGCAGTTTCTACATTGAATGCTCGGAGAGCAAATGCAGCTTTACGCATCTCAGTTGGGAGTTCAAGGAGACAGAGGTAGTGATGATAGTCATAGTTTCGAACTTGCTGCACACAATAGGACAATGCTGAACGCAAACTACTCGAACCTCCTCCACTCATCAGTTTAACTCAAAGTGTGTTTCTTTATCTTCTCCTACAACCATATgaaccacaaaaacaaatcagttcATGCGAATCTGACAATGTCATACATATGAAAAGTCATTCAGGAATTAACACAAACACTTGGTGGACAAAGCTTTGGTATTggtatttaacaaacaaaataagaacTTTTCAACAATGCttaacacaaaatcaaaaacctaAGATCACAAACCTGAAATAACAAGTGAGATCACTAAAATTCACAGAAATTTTCCAATGAGTAATGTGAAATCGCTGGAAACTATAAATGTCGTCCCAATAATAACGAAATGAGAACAAAACCTTACCCAAACTTGAGTAATCCTATTCTTCAATCCAAATCAGAAAATATTATTACGGAACCAATTTATCATCTAAAATCGATCTTTTGAGTTCGACCCGATCTCTGAAACAATTGTGCCGGAGAAGTAGCGTTGGGTCAATGTATATAAATACGACGTCGTTTACAGAGGTCGGTTTATGAACTGACCGGTTTAATTATAATGCACTGTTTAATGATAAACGTGTTCAGGATAatattaaccataaccaaacacTCAATATATACACATACCCAAACATCTCCCTTGAAATCAAGAagactgcaaaaaaaaaaaaatcaacaatggCGGACGAAGCAAAAGCTAAAGGAAACGCAGCTTTCGCCGCCGGTGACTTCGATTCCGCCGTGAATCACTTCACCGAAGCTATCAACTTAGCACCAACCAATCACATTCTCTTCTCGAACCGTTCCGCTGCTCACGCGTCGCTTCATCACTACGACGAAGCTCTCTTAGACGCGAAGAAGACTGTTGAACTCAAACCAGATTGGGGAAAAGGTTACAGCCGTATCGGTGCTGCTCACTTAGGGCTTAACCAGTTCGATGAAGCCGTGGAGGCGTACTCGAAGGGGCTTGAGATCGATCCGAGTAACCAAGGTTTGAAATCGGGTTTAGCTGATGCGTCTAGGTCACGGAAGAAACGGAAACTTGAGACGGAGtttggagaagagaaggagaagaagaagaagaaagctcagAGTCAAGAAGATTTAGGAGGGCAAGTTAAGGTAAGTGGTAGTGATGAGAATGTGGTAAAGGGTAAGACTTGTTTCGTGTGTAATGGGGAAGACGATTGGGTGTTGGTATGTTATAGTGAGGAATGTTCCATAGCTATTCATCAAAGCTGTGCATCTGATGAACCTGATTTTGATGAATTTGGCAATTTTTATTGTCCTTATTGTTGGTATAAGCGTGTGGTTTCCAAGTATGTTGAACTTAAAAAGAAGCTTATGGTGAAGTGACAAAGTCTATAAAAGGGATGTAGATAGAGAGACGTTAAGAGAGGAGTAGATTTGGGTTTTGATGAGGGGATGTTGTGGAGGGTTAATATTGGAGTCAGGGGATGTGCAAGATTGGTAGTATGGATGATGCTTGGGACTTGTTATATAGCCTTGTCTTCATAGGACTCGAGCCTGATGTTGTTTCAGACACTAGGATGATGATTTCAGGATTTTGTAGGAAACGCCAATGGTGTGAAGCAGACGAAATTGATGATGAGCTTGTTCCTCTATAACAGACGAAACTGTATATTGTTTGTATTAGTGTAGTAAGTTCTTTTACTTGTAACGGTCACATCTCCATTTGTAAATTTGTATTATAACTCGAAAACTCTTAGGGTTAACCACTCGAGTTTAACATTCATGTCTTAGGGTTTCTTTGTGTGAAGCTATGTGATCCGCTTTGTTGAACTATTCTAACTGCTTGGAGGGTGTTGTACAAAAGCGTGGATATTGTGCCTATTGTGTATTTTCTCTAGCTCGTCGATGCTCTATGGGATATCGTCTGCTTCTCTTTGTGCATCTCGGATTCTAGCTTCAACCGAGCGCTTTAGCCAAGGTTTACTGATGTTATATGCTCCGATATTGCCTAAGACAGAGCTTGTGTAGCTGGatggtttatagtttttttggtgTAGAGTTTTTTGTCAATTGCTTCTTGCCACCAAAGTAACCGCATCAAGCCAAATCTTGGGATCAGATGCAACATTGCTTAACACCAAATCAAAAACCCAAGAATCAAACATGAATAACGAATGAGATCACTAATATTCATAACGAATGAGAAACTTTTCAATGAGTAATGTGAAATCGCTGGGAACTACAAATATCGTCCAATAATAACGAAATAAGAACAAAACTAACCAAACTGAAATACTTCTGAGGTTCTCCAGTCCGGAGAAGAAGCGTTGTCTACTTAGAGTTATTGTAGACTGACACGACGTCGTTTACACATACACTACGTCGGTTTATTAATATACACACTTTATGAATAAACGTGACTAGGATACTATTAACCCTGAACAAACACTCTATACCGGAGAAATAGCGTTGAGTCAATGTAGCCAATACGACGCCGTCTTATGAAAAAGCACTGATTATGAATAAACGTGATAAGGATAAATATTAACCCTAACCAAACACACTACATATcgatcaaagatatatatacgcATACCCAAACATCTCTCTCGAAACCAAAACCCCATTCATTAACCCTTCTTTCAAAGGTATCTTCCAGAAGAAACCAGAAGACTCTCTCAGATTCAAAACCATGGCCGACGAAGCAAAAGCTAAAGGAAACGCAGCTTTCTCCTCCGGCGACTTCGATTCCGCCGTGAATCACTTCACCGAAGCCATCAACCTAACACCAACCAACCACGTCCTCTTCTCGAACCGTTCCGCTGCTCATGCGTCGCTTCATCACTACGACGAAGCTCTCTCAGACGCGAAGAAGACTGTTGAACTCAAACCAGATTGGGGAAAAGGTTACAGCCGTCTCGGTGCTGCTCACTTAGGTCTAAACCAGTTCGATGAAGCCGTGGAGGCCTACTCGAAGGGGCTNTCTAGCTTCAACCGAGCGCTTTAGCCAAGGTTTACTGATGTTATATGCTCCGATATTGCCTAAGACAGAGCTTGTGTAGCTGGatggtttatagtttttttggtgTAGAGTTTTTTGTCAATTGCTTCTTGCCACCAAAGTAACCGCATCAAGCCAAATCTTGGGATCAGATGCAACATTGCTTAACACCAAATCAAAAACCCAAGAATCAAACATGAATAACGAATGAGATCACTAATATTCATAACGAATGAGAAACTTTTCAATGAGTAATGTGAAATCGCTGGGAACTACAAATATCGTCCAATAATAACGAAATAAGAACAAAACTAACCAAACTGAAATACTTCTGAGGTTCTCCAGTCCGGAGAAGAAGCGTTGTCTACTTAGAGTTATTGTAGACTGACACGACGTCGTTTACACATACACTACGTCGGTTTATTAATATACACACTTTATGAATAAACGTGACTAGGATACTATTAACCCTGAACAAACACTCTATACCGGAGAAATAGCGTTGAGTCAATGTAGCCAATACGACGCCGTCTTATGAAAAAGCACTGATTATGAATAAACGTGATAAGGATAAATATTAACCCTAACCAAACACACTACATATcgatcaaagatatatatacgcATACCCAAACATCTCTCTCGAAACCAAAACCCCATTCATTAACCCTTCTTTCAAAGGTATCTTCCAGAAGAAACCAGAAGACTCTCTCAGATTCAAAACCATGGCCGACGAAGCAAAAGCTAAAGGAAACGCAGCTTTCTCCTCCGGCGACTTCGATTCCGCCGTGAATCACTTCACCGAAGCCATCAACCTAACACCAACCAACCACGTCCTCTTCTCGAACCGTTCCGCTGCTCATGCGTCGCTTCATCACTACGACGAAGCTCTCTCAGACGCGAAGAAGACTGTTGAACTCAAACCAGATTGGGGAAAAGGTTACAGCCGTCTCGGTGCTGCTCACTTAGGTCTAAACCAGTTCGATGAAGCCGTGGAGGCCTACTCGAAGGGGCTCGAGATTGATCCAACTAACGAAGGTTTGAAATCGGGTTTAGCCGATGCGAAAGCCTCCGCGTCTAGGTCACGCGCCTCTTCGGTGCCGAATCCGTTTGGTGATGCTTTTCAGGGACCGGAGATGTGGTCGAAATTGACGGCGGATCCGTCGACGAGAGGATTTTTGAAACAGCCTGATTTTGTTAACATGATGCAGGAGATTCAGAGAAACCCTAGCAATCTCAATCTTTATTTGAAAGATCAGAGGGTTATGCAAGCTCTTGGGGTTTTGTTGAATGTTCAG from Camelina sativa cultivar DH55 chromosome 9, Cs, whole genome shotgun sequence encodes:
- the LOC104714610 gene encoding vacuolar-processing enzyme beta-isozyme, translating into MAKSCYFKPALLLLLLLFLVRAESRGRFEPKILMPTEEAKPADQDEDGIGTRWAVLVAGSSGYGNYRHQADVCHAYQILRKGGLQEENIVVMMYDDIANNPLNPRPGTLINHPNGDDVYAGVPKDYTGSNVTAANFYAVLLGDQKAVKGGSGKVIASKPNDHIFVYYADHGGPGVLGMPNTPHIYAADFIGTLKKKHASGTYKEMVIYVEACESGSIFEGIMPKDLNIYVTTASNAQESSYGTYCPGMNPSPPSEYITCLGDLYSVAWMEDSENHNLKKETIKQQYQKVKMRTSNYNTYSAGSHVMEYGNDSLKSEKLYLYQGFDPATVNLPPNELLVKSQVGVVNQRDADLLFLWHMYRTSEDGSRKKDDTLKELTETTRHRKHLDSSVELIGTVLFGPAMNILNSIREPGLPLVDDWECLKSTVRVFETHCGSLTQYGMKHMRAFANVCNNGVSKELMEEASAAACGGYNEARYMLHPSILGYSA
- the LOC104714611 gene encoding pentatricopeptide repeat-containing protein At1g62720-like, whose amino-acid sequence is MQRSITISIASKAKKFLNLCLLEKCNPVVTSCFWGRTFTTKRSSSKIRDRNVNLDDAIDVFCNMIESRPLPSIVEFSKLLSRIAKSKNYELVISLFRHMEVCGIGHDLYTYNIVINSLCRCSRFVVALSVVGKMMKCGYEPDVVTVSSLINGFCQGNRVFDAVSLVSNMEEMGCKPDVVIYNTIIDGFCKVRLVNDALELFERMEKDGVRADAVTYNSLVTGLCSSGRWSDASRLLSDMVMRDVVPNVITFTALIDAFVKDGNFLEAEKLYEEMRRRSINPDVFTYNSMINGLCMHGQVDDAKEMLDLMVTKGCFPDVVTYNTLINGFCKSERVDEGTKLFREMSQRGLVGDTVTYNTIIQGCFQAGKSEVAQEIFRRMDPRPSIRTYSILLYGLCSNWKVEKALMLFENMQKSEMDLDITTYNIVIHGMCKIGNVEDAWDLFCSLALKGVEPDVVSYTTMISGFCRIRQWDKADMLYRKMQEDGLIPL
- the LOC104714612 gene encoding NADH dehydrogenase (ubiquinone) complex I, assembly factor 6-like — translated: MSGGGSSSLRSALSYCVQQVRNYDYHHYLCLLELPTEMRKAAFALRAFNVETARAMDVASDPKIGLMRLLWWQDAIDKLYTKKPINHPAAQALSWAISEHNISRPWLKRSVEARIRDAEREVDDIPESIEELEKYAEETVSTLLYNTLQAGGISSTTADHAASHIGKASGLVLLLKSLPYHCTRNRHQSYIPAKLAEKHGLLVKQGGRLEILLDNDSREGLCNVVFDIASVANAHLLKARELAGKVPNEAKPVLLHSVPVQVLLDSLSKVQFDVFDPRIQRGVLGVPPLLFQFKLKWYSWRGMF
- the LOC104714613 gene encoding small glutamine-rich tetratricopeptide repeat-containing protein 2-like, which translates into the protein MADEAKAKGNAAFAAGDFDSAVNHFTEAINLAPTNHILFSNRSAAHASLHHYDEALLDAKKTVELKPDWGKGYSRIGAAHLGLNQFDEAVEAYSKGLEIDPSNQGLKSGLADASRSRKKRKLETEFGEEKEKKKKKAQSQEDLGGQVKETPMV